A single window of Paenibacillus sp. SYP-B4298 DNA harbors:
- a CDS encoding polysaccharide deacetylase family protein, which translates to MKTLWSLTTKLLLALALLAVTFACGGSDPSVGRDKDGRPRKGSYRLAGSYQASNRTIKPLSLADLQAKYPSTLIMKGHPSDGTVALTFDDAPDNHFTPMILDVLKKEGIRATFFVVGSRAKKHPEIMQRIVAEGHVIGNHSYDHANLPKLTDAAFREQITKTDRVIKEYTGYTPSYIRPPYGNISEEQLKWLASHHRKVVNWNVDSVDWKGLNVDEVCANVLPFTKAGSIILQHSGGGKGENLLGTVEALPHIIAAVREKGLSFATVAEMIPLRQND; encoded by the coding sequence GTGAAGACACTATGGAGCCTGACAACCAAGCTGCTGCTGGCCTTAGCGTTGCTTGCGGTCACATTCGCCTGCGGGGGCTCCGATCCGTCGGTCGGCCGCGATAAGGACGGTAGGCCACGCAAGGGCAGCTACCGTCTCGCAGGGAGCTATCAGGCGTCGAACCGTACCATCAAGCCGCTCTCGCTGGCGGATCTGCAGGCTAAATATCCCAGCACGCTGATCATGAAGGGTCATCCGTCTGACGGTACAGTAGCGCTCACCTTCGATGATGCGCCGGATAACCATTTTACCCCGATGATCCTTGATGTGCTCAAAAAAGAAGGCATTCGCGCCACCTTCTTTGTCGTGGGCTCCCGAGCCAAGAAGCATCCTGAGATCATGCAGCGGATTGTCGCCGAGGGACATGTGATTGGCAATCACTCCTATGACCATGCCAATCTGCCCAAGCTTACAGATGCAGCGTTTCGTGAGCAGATTACGAAGACAGATCGGGTAATTAAGGAATATACAGGCTATACCCCCAGCTATATCCGTCCACCCTATGGCAATATTAGCGAGGAGCAACTGAAATGGCTAGCCAGCCATCATCGCAAGGTTGTCAACTGGAATGTCGATTCCGTTGATTGGAAGGGGCTAAACGTCGATGAGGTGTGCGCGAATGTACTGCCATTTACGAAGGCCGGCTCCATCATTTTGCAGCACTCCGGCGGCGGCAAGGGGGAGAATCTGCTGGGGACAGTAGAGGCGCTGCCCCATATTATCGCTGCGGTGCGTGAGAAGGGACTCTCCTTTGCCACCGTGGCAGAGATG